Below is a window of Impatiens glandulifera chromosome 2, dImpGla2.1, whole genome shotgun sequence DNA.
aaaatatgccTATGACTTACTTTCCATTAAATGGGAATGAGTATGATTGATAAAAGTGTAGTGTTTTGATTAAGAGTTTTAATCattcttattatcatttattatcATTGATAACGTTTGGATTTATAAGAGagaagttataaatataattttgttattaaaattatgattaattttaattttattaaattaaaaatataaaatattattatttttataacataattgtttaaaatatataaaatatttaagtgacataatttaataaaatataaacatctaatattttttcatattaattatattttttcaaaataaaaatacttataacaaaaaaaaaatattgaatgtttcaattttttactgattataaataaataattatttattaaatataaataatataagacaaagtctttcaaatattatatactttaaattaaatataatattttatttaataatatattataacatgctataatttttttaataataatttttattaaaatattttatatttaagtttttaatatttttttatataaaattgttattttatttttagttttatattttaattaatttattttaattttattattaatatataatatttaaaattaattatataaaattaattatataaaattaatttattaatattagttattgtaattattactaaaattttattttaaatgattctttaatattatttaaataattgaaattatttatttataaataaataaaatttattattatgctaattataaaataacgtataatataattataatatatatatatatgatattataattttaattataattataagagagaaaataggagAGTGGagataatgagagagaaaatgtatATACGGAATGTGATTCATTCTTTCCAATTTAGAGAGGATTGGATGATTACTGAGTATTAGTgaatcaaatcaatatcctGGAATCAAAACCACCAACCAAACATCTCATTTCATTCTCTTTCCCATTTCTGAGTAAAAAAACCACGTACCAAGCATGCCCTCAATCTATTCTAAATTTGTGGGGATAGTAAGTTATGAAATTGTACAAATGCTCattcttataaacttaaaatttttaaaatttaaaaataaattcccaATCACATATGACTTTTTctaaaaactcatttttaaaaaaaaagaaatatagattgtccagaaaaaaaaatcaaatagacGATCACAAGTTTAGTTGATGAAAATCAAAGACAACTTAATTTTCTCacacttaaaaaataacaataaacatTCTAAGTTAAGATcatcatatctatatatatatatatatatatatacttgttaaAGGGAAAATTGTTAAAAGAAACTAAGAAAGGACTTACAAGATGAGGATCATTATCATGATCTTAATTAACCTTTTTGATGAATAATTAATATAGCTATTAATTATACATTGAGGGCCATTCAACTTTTATCATTAACCATGTTTACACCCTCtcatttatttcaaaaacatcaaCAAGTAGTTAGATAATGTATTGAGCTTATATTGGAAATTAGaatgcatattttattattttttcataagaataattttttaaggtTAATAGGTTAATAAGTTGATAGAGATCATCAATCAACTTTCTTTTTAAACGGATTTATTTTATGGATAAATAACATTACTTCTCATAGTCCCGATCCCCTTAAATTTATTATCCAAGATCAGAcacttactttttatttatccTAATGGGTTACCAATCAACTTATTGGATACGaatgtttcaaaaataacttatacgatctttaaagttaaaaaaaagtgtaaaaactcaaaaataaatgacacaattattttatctatactATAAGAAACACATTAATCTTAGTCATACAAGTGACTATAAATGAGGAGAGAATAGAACACAATCTCATATAACCTCTTATAATACAATAAAGCAATTAGCCACAATATACAAATAGGGCCAATTGTTATTGTTGCAAGAGAATTGAGAAATCATTCACAAACATAGATTTTTACTATAAGAAACACACTATTCTTAATAATACAATTGGCTATAACAGAATATTCCATACACAAACATAAACTCATATCACATGATACTTCTCTTCTTTCTCCTTAGCACCTCAAGAACACTTTGAGCCGTACAATAAGCAATGGCTTGTACGGTTACCATAGGATTCACACCTAATGCGGTTGGAAAAACACTTGTGTCGCCCACATACAACCCTTCCATCTCCCATGTCTCTCCGGTTTGGCTCACGGCCGAGCACGACGGGTCAAGTCCCATGCGACAACTCCCCATCTGATGAGCCGAACATACCGGGCTCGAGAAACCCTTAACCGCTCTCAAACTCTCTTCCTTCACGAACCTTTCGAACTCGTGAGAGCTCGAGGTTTTCACGTTCAAAACCCTTCCATCCTTCTCATGGGTCCCAATCTCCTCAGCCCCAGCCGCAGCCAATATCCTCAATACCTTCTCTACTCCTATCCTTAGGCTCTCTTGATCCGAATCTTCTAAAGAATAACTTATGTTGCTAGGAGATGATATTGAACCGGAACTCTTATCCCTTAGAAGAGCAAACACATGGCCGGTCCTTGAAAACCGACACATTCGCATCTTGAAGTCGACTCCAGAGGTCCAAGGCATGAGGGCCGAGAACATACCTGGATGCAAAGCTGGAGTTTGTATCACACTCCCATATCCCGACTTGTTGAAATCCGCAACAACGGTAGACATGGCCGTCATTATCCCACCCTCGTAACTCCTCTTGGAAGGTTCAAACgtgtttgagtttgagtttggaAAATGACCCCACCCCATCACGACAGGGTGCAAATGTAAGTTCTTGCCAATTTGAGGGTTTTTCAAGCCACTCCTTTTAAGCAATGAAGGAGTATTAAGAGCTCCACATGCAACAATAGTCACCTTTGACTCCACCTTATATAGTTCTTTCACTCCATTGTACTTAAACTCAAAGACAACCCCACAAGCCTTACCTCTTTGCCATCCCTTATTTTGCTTCTTAACAACTCTTATAGCCTCCGACCGAGGAATGATTACACCATTGCCCGACCTGACTAAATCCACAAGCCAAGTCTCGGCGGTCCCCTTCTTTTTCCCATCCTTGCATCCGAGGCAACACCAACCGCAATAATGATCCACAACCGAATTTCGAGGGATATTCCTAACGGGATACCCTAATTCTTGACACCCTTTCCTTAGAATCGCGTTGTTAAACCCTTCGTTTTCAACACTAGATTGGACTCCCATTTTATCGCAAACAGTTTGGATGGCCTCCCTATATAAtttgctttcaaaaacttcaagaCCATACTTATCACTCCATTCCTTCATCACATGTTGAGGAGTTGGGATCGAGGCCGACCAATTAACCGTTGATCCTCCACCAACCGTGGAACCGGCAAGAACCACCATTCCCATGTCATTGGTTGCTAGCAAACCATTTCCTTGGTACATTTGATCCATTGTGTTTCCTTCAAGAAGAGATAAACCATTCCTAGCGAAATACTTCCCTTTTTCAAGAACCACCACTTTGTAGCCCGCCTTAGCCAATATTCCTGCGATGACTCCCCCTCCCGAGCCCGAGCCCACCACAACCGCGTCACATTTGATGGTGAAAATCGGCGCGTTCTTGGTTTTGGGACTCGGGAAAGAGACGGGGAATCCTGTTCGACGGAGGGTTTCGGATACTATTTGGTGGGGTTGCTTAAGGTTTATGATGCCATTGTAAAGAGGTCCGAAGAGATCTTCTTTGTTAATTTGAGCtacttctttttcttcttcttcttctagagGAGATATCATATTTGCTAATGTTGAGGCTGATTTCTTAGGTTTTTGAAACTTGGATTTGAATTCAGGGTCAGGTCCAGTGTAGCCTATTGCTTCCCATGATTGATTTACATCTTTCTCGTTCACctatatgtaaataaaaaaattagtggaatattatatatatatatataagttttttctttctaaattataatttattctctGAAAAAATTAGATCCGAGACTTCAACTTGTAGCTAATATAAGTttagtaatataaaaaataaaaacattttaaaatttgtgaaataatatataaataagcataaaaaataagttaacaataaccatagaaaaaataataatatatattttaaatgattaatgaaTAATAAGAAAGGAGAATTAAACcacacaaatattatataagagacaaaaacataagaataaaaatacaaaCACGACACTTAATAGATTATCGAGTTAATAGAGCATATAAGATAATTTTATCTAACCAATCATGACatcatattttatgatttaaataataattataaattttatatatttgttaattttataaaaaaaaatcataataattttgacgtaaaaaataattattacataataaataaagtaaaattaaatacaCAGTAATATGAGTTGGGTATAGTTGTGTTTTAtggaacttttatttttttaatatttttacaaataatataataatatataatattttaacgctaaaattaaaaaaatgaaaactttacttagttttttattattttaaagagttcaaaacttaataaaaataattattttttaggtgGTTATCTTGTAATTACGAGAGATTTTTATGGTGTATTAATTTAgaattgattttaataattatccgaaaaaagtaataaatttatcgaaaataataaaaatttagaccatgaatcaaaaattaattttttcaatgaGATTCTGATAGTGCCACATCATTGATTAACTATTTTGTTTCtagaaattgataatttttaataatatgtcaTTGAAAACAGTTAAATGTATTAACTAactattacattaattattattctagtTAGTAGTTAAAATGACTAATCCAATATACTTACTTAATGAGCTAAGTGGGGTTATCTGCATTAAACACAACTACTTAATTCACTAATGGGTCCCAATTTCATGACATATATTAATAGTCTgctaatagaaaatatattggACATGCATTTAGGGCTAGCTATATTCTACATATTTGTAACATTATTAATGCTagctaatattaatatttattattcattatctaaaaataattccaaTAATAGTAATTTGTTGTACATAGATAGCTCTTTTAAATAGGCTAATTCCCATTCTTtatctagaaaaaaaaagatttttttttagtattattcctataataataattgtggTTCATTTGTAGACCACACCCATAAAACCTAAAATCTGACAATACTGTCCTACAATTAGATTggatattgaaaatttaattttccagATATACCttataaaaatgtaagaaaatacTTTTCAAAAGGACATATTTTTCTCTacaataagttttttttttttcaaaattaaaacaacaaattaaattataacatgAATACATACCTGGGTGAAGTAAGTTAGTAGAATGAGAAACTTTAAGCTTTTGAAGAACATTCTAAGAAGGGGGATGTAGCTGTTTTCCCAGTTTAGCAAAATCTTCTCCCGGTTTTTTTGTGAGACTTGCGACAACCTTAGAAAGTACGGGAAACTTCTCGA
It encodes the following:
- the LOC124926079 gene encoding long-chain-alcohol oxidase FAO4A-like gives rise to the protein MDHSDFVKDHASVLIEIGSIDSQRIILPGGGEDDHKLHPRKTPLSDRHIESLTALCDAFLPSIDVSNKTLDDSVVSFFKTSAPMVGTPLRVAEIMRRRLDHPKKNLMLFTLWMLSTWIGTFFLCGRHSLSRSFPYFLRLSQVSQKNREKILLNWENSYIPLLRMFFKSLKFLILLTYFTQVNEKDVNQSWEAIGYTGPDPEFKSKFQKPKKSASTLANMISPLEEEEEKEVAQINKEDLFGPLYNGIINLKQPHQIVSETLRRTGFPVSFPSPKTKNAPIFTIKCDAVVVGSGSGGGVIAGILAKAGYKVVVLEKGKYFARNGLSLLEGNTMDQMYQGNGLLATNDMGMVVLAGSTVGGGSTVNWSASIPTPQHVMKEWSDKYGLEVFESKLYREAIQTVCDKMGVQSSVENEGFNNAILRKGCQELGYPVRNIPRNSVVDHYCGWCCLGCKDGKKKGTAETWLVDLVRSGNGVIIPRSEAIRVVKKQNKGWQRGKACGVVFEFKYNGVKELYKVESKVTIVACGALNTPSLLKRSGLKNPQIGKNLHLHPVVMGWGHFPNSNSNTFEPSKRSYEGGIMTAMSTVVADFNKSGYGSVIQTPALHPGMFSALMPWTSGVDFKMRMCRFSRTGHVFALLRDKSSGSISSPSNISYSLEDSDQESLRIGVEKVLRILAAAGAEEIGTHEKDGRVLNVKTSSSHEFERFVKEESLRAVKGFSSPVCSAHQMGSCRMGLDPSCSAVSQTGETWEMEGLYVGDTSVFPTALGVNPMVTVQAIAYCTAQSVLEVLRRKKRSIM